One stretch of Desulfatibacillum aliphaticivorans DSM 15576 DNA includes these proteins:
- a CDS encoding glycosyltransferase family A protein yields the protein MILPTYNRCGILGNALRSALNQTFDDYEVVVSNNGSTDDTEKVVKSFDDPRIRYIKRDDTLCMSDHWDWILDQIESDWVLFLADDDAVLSYCLEYLDQAIDAHPDIDLFSYRVVHYFYGGRLDGMKNVLVAPEKPVNSIRILDSQKQLVNNFQAFRLRNPTFPTACISRSFLKKIRAKYGCNFFMWAPDISSGFVHLANSQKFARILTPLAVSGKGVYSYGSGGRQNPDRLRDYLNQLPEFKGSFHYSPYPDLILVNNTILDTILKVKHELLSEELDGIEMSKEAIGASLMKDLRTYLGHGLTEYQEYADRIQKEMLGGKTESGIIPLLRKITPKPLLPLGRRLLHGRSIKGAKPGKVRVSGADAPMPFDGIMGAAECYEKHYGPFAGGKPLSLQREAE from the coding sequence TTGATATTACCTACGTATAATCGTTGCGGAATTTTGGGCAATGCGCTCCGATCCGCGCTCAACCAGACCTTTGACGACTACGAAGTGGTGGTCAGCAATAACGGCTCCACGGACGATACCGAGAAGGTCGTCAAGAGCTTTGACGATCCCCGCATTCGCTACATCAAACGCGACGACACCTTGTGCATGAGCGACCATTGGGATTGGATTCTGGACCAGATAGAAAGCGATTGGGTGCTTTTTTTGGCCGATGACGACGCCGTGCTTTCATACTGCCTGGAATACCTGGACCAAGCCATTGACGCCCACCCGGACATTGATCTGTTTTCGTACAGGGTGGTCCACTATTTTTATGGCGGCAGGCTGGACGGCATGAAAAACGTGCTGGTTGCGCCGGAAAAACCCGTGAACTCCATCAGGATCTTGGACTCGCAAAAGCAGCTGGTGAATAACTTTCAGGCCTTTCGCCTGAGAAACCCCACCTTTCCCACGGCATGCATCAGCCGGTCATTCTTAAAGAAAATCCGGGCGAAATACGGCTGTAACTTTTTCATGTGGGCGCCCGACATATCCTCAGGGTTTGTGCATCTGGCCAACTCCCAAAAGTTCGCCAGAATCCTGACCCCCCTGGCTGTCAGCGGCAAGGGCGTGTACTCCTACGGCTCCGGCGGCAGGCAAAATCCCGACCGTTTGCGGGACTACCTGAACCAACTGCCCGAGTTCAAAGGCTCTTTTCACTACAGCCCTTATCCTGACCTCATTTTGGTCAACAACACCATTTTGGATACGATCCTGAAAGTGAAGCATGAATTGTTATCCGAAGAGCTTGACGGGATAGAAATGTCCAAGGAAGCCATAGGCGCCTCTCTGATGAAGGATCTGCGGACTTATCTCGGCCACGGACTCACGGAATACCAGGAGTACGCTGACAGGATTCAAAAGGAAATGCTCGGCGGCAAAACCGAAAGCGGAATTATTCCGCTGCTTCGCAAGATTACGCCAAAACCTTTGCTCCCCCTGGGCCGGAGGCTTTTGCACGGCAGGAGTATTAAAGGCGCCAAACCGGGCAAGGTCCGCGTGTCAGGGGCTGATGCGCCCATGCCCTTTGACGGCATCATGGGCGCGGCTGAATGCTACGAAAAGCATTACGGCCCCTTTGCAGGAGGCAAGCCCCTAAGCCTTCAACGCGAGGCCGAATAA
- a CDS encoding acyltransferase: MKIIHESAKISSLADIEDSVRGSRVVIGERTMIDSFVKIKFAGGLGDVAIGDDSYVNSGVVVYSGNGVSIGSRVLIAANCTLAAANHEYKDPERCIADQGFMESRGGVVIEDDVWIGAGCVILDGARIGKGAVIGAMSLVRGEIEPYGIYAGNPIQRIGSRK, encoded by the coding sequence ATGAAGATCATTCATGAAAGCGCAAAAATTTCCAGTCTGGCGGACATTGAGGATTCGGTCCGGGGAAGCCGCGTGGTCATCGGCGAAAGAACCATGATCGACTCCTTTGTGAAAATCAAGTTCGCCGGCGGCCTGGGCGACGTGGCGATAGGCGATGATTCCTACGTCAACTCCGGCGTGGTCGTGTATTCGGGCAATGGGGTTTCCATAGGAAGCCGCGTGCTGATCGCCGCCAATTGCACCCTGGCGGCCGCCAACCATGAATACAAAGACCCGGAAAGATGCATTGCGGATCAGGGATTCATGGAGTCCCGCGGCGGCGTCGTCATCGAAGACGACGTCTGGATCGGGGCCGGGTGCGTGATTCTGGACGGCGCCAGGATAGGCAAGGGCGCAGTGATCGGCGCCATGTCCCTGGTCCGGGGCGAAATCGAACCATACGGCATTTACGCCGGAAATCCCATCCAACGGATCGGGTCCAGGAAGTAG
- a CDS encoding class I SAM-dependent methyltransferase translates to MKCRFCQTPLEHEFIDLGAAPPSNAFLTEEQLNMPETFFPLKLFVCHNCFLVQIDEYKASEEIFDSDYVYFSSFSSTWLAHARNYADMITKRLGLNAGSRVVEVASNDGYLLQYFVEKQIPCLGIEPTEGTAAAAREKGVPVLCEFFGESLAKDLKAQGKQADLLLGNNVLAHVPDINDFVEGLKIALKDSGTITMEFPHLMQLVAQNQFDTIYHEHFSYLSFYTVREIFKAHGLVLYDVEELPTHGGSLRIYAGHEGAGRPISENVEKLLAREESEGMRTLEYYTRLPKAAENIKLDLLEFLVQAKKQGKKVAAYGAAAKGNTLLNFCGVKSDLIAFAADASPYKQGKHLPASHIPVAAPSFIQEEKPDYLIVLPWNLAAEIMEQEKGIQAWGGRFVLPIPQVKVV, encoded by the coding sequence ATGAAATGCCGTTTTTGTCAAACCCCTTTGGAGCATGAATTCATTGATCTGGGCGCCGCCCCTCCGTCCAACGCTTTTTTGACGGAAGAGCAGCTTAACATGCCCGAAACTTTTTTCCCGCTCAAGCTCTTTGTCTGCCATAACTGCTTTTTGGTTCAGATCGATGAGTACAAGGCCAGCGAAGAAATTTTCGACAGCGATTACGTCTACTTTTCGTCCTTTTCATCCACCTGGCTGGCCCACGCCCGGAATTACGCGGACATGATTACCAAGCGCCTGGGCCTAAACGCCGGCAGCCGCGTGGTGGAGGTCGCCTCCAACGACGGCTATCTGCTCCAGTATTTTGTGGAAAAGCAGATCCCTTGTTTGGGCATAGAGCCCACGGAAGGCACGGCCGCAGCAGCCAGGGAAAAAGGCGTTCCGGTTTTGTGCGAGTTTTTTGGCGAAAGTCTGGCCAAAGACCTGAAAGCCCAGGGCAAGCAGGCCGACCTGTTGCTTGGGAACAATGTCCTGGCCCATGTACCGGACATCAACGATTTTGTGGAAGGCCTCAAGATCGCCCTCAAGGATTCGGGAACCATCACCATGGAATTCCCGCACCTTATGCAGCTTGTGGCCCAGAATCAGTTCGACACTATTTATCACGAGCATTTTTCCTACCTGTCCTTCTACACGGTCCGGGAAATCTTCAAGGCCCACGGGCTGGTCCTGTACGATGTGGAGGAACTGCCCACCCACGGCGGCTCCCTCAGGATTTACGCAGGCCATGAAGGGGCGGGGCGTCCGATCTCCGAAAATGTGGAAAAACTGCTGGCCAGGGAAGAATCCGAGGGCATGCGGACCCTGGAATATTACACCCGGTTGCCAAAGGCTGCGGAAAACATCAAGCTGGATTTGCTGGAGTTCCTTGTCCAGGCCAAAAAACAAGGCAAGAAAGTCGCCGCTTACGGCGCGGCGGCCAAGGGCAACACCCTGCTGAACTTTTGCGGCGTCAAAAGCGACCTCATTGCCTTTGCGGCGGACGCCTCCCCGTACAAACAGGGGAAGCACCTGCCAGCCAGCCATATTCCGGTTGCAGCGCCCTCGTTCATCCAAGAGGAAAAACCGGACTATCTGATTGTATTGCCCTGGAACCTGGCTGCGGAAATCATGGAGCAGGAAAAGGGCATTCAGGCGTGGGGCGGACGATTCGTCCTGCCCATACCCCAGGTCAAGGTGGTGTAA
- the rfbC gene encoding dTDP-4-dehydrorhamnose 3,5-epimerase, producing MKFHPTPINGLWVIELEPFADHRGRFSRLFCKKELAEIGLQDEIAQVNHSVTVNKGALRGLHFQNPPYGEDKIIRCLRGEVFDVAVDLRQGSETFLQWFGQRLSPENNRAMFLPKGFAHGFQTLRPESELIYFHTQFYAPEYEGGFRYNDESIGVNWPEAVTEISDKDLALPTVSSDFKGI from the coding sequence CATCCCACCCCCATAAACGGCCTGTGGGTCATTGAGCTGGAGCCCTTTGCGGACCATCGGGGCCGCTTTTCGCGCCTGTTCTGCAAAAAGGAGCTGGCCGAAATCGGCCTGCAGGACGAAATCGCGCAGGTGAATCATTCGGTCACGGTCAATAAAGGGGCGCTCCGGGGCCTGCATTTTCAAAACCCGCCTTATGGGGAGGATAAAATCATCCGCTGCCTGCGGGGCGAGGTTTTCGACGTGGCCGTGGACTTAAGGCAAGGCTCCGAAACCTTTTTGCAATGGTTCGGCCAAAGGCTCAGCCCGGAAAACAACCGGGCCATGTTTCTGCCCAAGGGCTTCGCCCACGGCTTTCAAACCCTGCGGCCGGAGAGCGAGTTGATCTACTTTCACACCCAGTTTTACGCGCCCGAATACGAAGGCGGCTTTCGCTACAACGACGAGTCCATCGGCGTAAACTGGCCCGAGGCGGTCACGGAAATTTCGGACAAGGACCTGGCCTTGCCGACCGTATCAAGCGATTTTAAGGGGATTTAA